Part of the Diabrotica virgifera virgifera chromosome 6, PGI_DIABVI_V3a genome, gacatcgaagagaatccaaaaatgtaaaaatatacagggtgtcccatttaaaaaaatgaagttataagcaacttccggtataaccggaagttgcaaagagatgaaaatattttcatttaatagatcatccttcaaaacccctttattccaattttcatgattctgttgcctttagttctcgagatatttctaataggccagttatctgcctcaccctatatattccGGTAATTAGTGTTTCAACTTAATCAATTCCATCATCGGGGGTTGCAACCCCGTACCGTCATACAGAGCActcttctcattttgttaaaatttgctttaGCCTTTtctattataattttaatttcttggaagtaatcatttgtggattgatcattgttccaagatatacATATTGatctactcgttcgacattggatccgtttatgaggagattctcgttatttctttgagttttagatactctcataattttttttcttgatgttcattgttagaccgtattcttagCTATACAGTGCTATTCTGTTCACCAGTATCTGAAGATCTttaatattttcggctaagatgacTCCATTTATTTTTATTCCAACTGTTTCATCCTCAAGAAGATGAAACAGGATCTCTTCTgagtaggcattaaaaataaTTGGTGACAATACGCATCTCTGTCTTTCTTGCTTTTGTTCGTTAACACGTAAttttgctcgctgcttatagtataaattcgatatgatCCTGAGGacattgtagtctatcttctttgatttcaggACATTCATTAATTGTTTATGTCGTACTTTATCGAATATTTTGTTAGACATGATTTgacagaatcccgacacgccagaatcccgacacgccagaatcctgACATGCAACATTATCtagtaaaaattccgaccactacattttgaatatttattgtttatttttcaaatgcaataccaaatcatattacagagtattgaaattgaaaaattattacttactaataagcacgggtactaattattatgtactttaaaagaaaaaattatttaaacacttcattttataatataaaagctgtacttactgaaatggaaggttgtaagtgacatgatattatatattatatgaaattaaacttgaattcaggatttgatttaTTATTGGACTATATTTTGTactggcaaaaaaaaataatttaatgcatatacccatgttagaaatttaatttagaaaattagttcatattaaaaggtaaacagttttgtttagtaacacaaattaaaaaCAGAtagccataaacaaaaaacaagaaataaatgtaattatatgttaacctttaactacccgcacatcaagttataacataactacacgcgttgcgtactttatacgccttaagaaaatacacttaaaatcagcggatttgtttttttttttttttgaaaaatacacttagttgtttgttttgttataaaccttattcggcatcagtgaatacttggagttccttctcagtaagccaattgggatttataactggaatcatggaataactggattccatgataaataaaattactaataaaaatttttttgaaatgtgattttttacaggagaaaatgtcttgtttataaagaaaaatatattttgtgccataatgactaaaaacaattgaaatatttacttatattacgacttatattaatataatcgtggcgtatattgtccaccaccgaaAACAGCAAATAAtgaactgtaaattacgatcttcccagaacgccgattataacgaaactaaaaccaaattgtaaagcatattccagtgataggttagagagataaacaaggtcaaaaattaaatttttaaatatatttgcagtagatttcttatatctggcgtacaaaatacgccagtgcgtgtagttaaaggttaaaaagaaacttatcaaacctgtcgggattctggcctgtcgggatttggtctgtcgggattctggcgtgtcggaattttggccgtcgggattttggctgtcgggattttggctgtcgggattttggggtagatcCAACTTAATTGACGTCCAAGCACCTAATATATTAGTATATCAAGTAAAAAAGAGCTTCGCGCGTTCCTAGGCCTTTGCAAAACCAAAATTGTATATCCGTAAAGGtatatgtccagtttatgatatattcgggtATGGATGAttttcagtagcaactttagcacatgggacattatgctaatggtgcggtagtcgccgcattctcttgcgtttttctttttggggagacaaataaaaatcgacgttAACCATTCTTTGGATAATACGTCTGAGCTATAAATTTGGTTCAAGAGTATCGCTAGAACATCACTGTTTGCTCATCTGTAATTCCTCTCTTTTTCCGCTAAGCTGCTTTTCCCGCTCTTCGCATTGTTTTTAATGCGTATGCGTGTACTGTTTCATCTCTTGTaatatctggacctatttcttcttaAGGAAGTTTTATGTTTATGGTTTCCAGGTTTCCTTTTTTATCATCGAACAGTTCGTCTATGTATTCTGCCCAGcgttgtactttctcatcggtctGTGTCATAGTAATcccgtgtctatccagaagtgcaccagtgagattttgttttcttaatCCTGTCATTTCTTTGACTTTCGAATGGTATCTTTTTCTAAGGTCCTCGATCTCTTTTCGTTTCTCTTCAAAGTGTTTTCTTTTGCCTGCTTTATCATCCTTCTTATCTCGTAGTTATTATCCCTGTATTTGTTGTTATCTTTGTTCTTATATATTGTCCACGCTGTTCCATCATATTGATATTGATATATttcttatataatataatataaaatataaatataatataaaataagcTTTTTACGTTCAGTTCGACAAGGATCTCTAAGAGAATATCTTCCACCAACAAACTCACAAAAACCAAGACCATTTGAACCGAGACCAGGTCAGGGTTCTGGAATAGATGATGAAGGAAACTTTATAGATCGTGGCTATCCACCAGCTGGAAGTATCACTCCTCAACCACCTTTTAACATTTATACCAACCctgccactggaggaattactggTATCAGTTCTCCTGGAATTTCTGGAGGAGACTATTCCACTGGACCTGGAAGTAAGTCTTTTTATTAGTATAAATCTACAAATTATATTTATGCATGTCATCGTTTGCTTATTTCGTTCCTCGTTTTTGTCACATTTATCTAATTTGGCTCTTTAACATTGATTACATATTTTACAGTAGGTATCTAATTATTTTTGTGAGCAAATTTTGTTACACATAATCAAATGTCACATGCCAACTAAATGATTATTTACTTTTATCTTTATGCTAACTAAAACTTCATTAATATTGCAACCTTACACATCTTTCATAAATTATGGTCTGTTTTCTATTGTAGTCAATTATCTAAATAATTACAGGTACCGGTTATCCTACTCAAACTCCAACCAGACCTCCATATCAACCGCAGAATACCTACGTTCCTCCATCAACATACTATACCAATGGAGCAAGGGGTTATACAGATTCTACTGGAGTTACGCAAAGGCCAGGATATACTTCAGAAACAGGGCGACCACCTTATACTAGTGATACACAAACACCTGGACAAACCTCTCCTGGTTACACAGGTACACCTTCACAAGAGACACCAGTTGACTATAACATCACTATTAATAATGGcaaattttagtaataatttttatatCTCTAGGTTATCCAACTTCTTCACCATCAGGATTTACAGGTTATCCTACAGGAACCTCCCAAGGTTCGACTAGGTATCCAACAGGTCAGACAGGTTATCCAACATTCCCAACATCTTCACCTTCTGGATTTACAGGTTATCCTTCTGGTGCTCCTACAGGCCCCAGTTTTCCTACTTATAGACCTGGAGAAACAGTTGGACCAGGGGATTTCAGGACTCCTTCCAATGAATTTACTGGATACCCAACAAGTCGTCCAACAGAACCTTCTGGATTTACAGGTTATCCTTCTGGTGCTCCTACAGGCCCCAGTTTTCCTACCTATAGACCTGGAGAAACAGTTGGACCAGGAGATTTCAGGACTCCTTCCAACGAATTTACTGGATATCCAACAAGTCGTCCAACAGAACCTACTGGATATCCAACGGGCCGTCCAACAGATACTTCAGGATACACAACAGGCCGTCCAACAGATACTTCAGGATACCCAACAGGTCGTCCAACAGATACTTCAGGGTTTCCAACAGTAAAACCAACTGAAAGTCCAGGATATACAACTAGTCGTCCAACAGAGACCTCCGAATATCCCACTGGCCCCCAAATTGAATATACTTCAGGACGTCCAACTGTAAGCACAGAATTACCTACCGGACCCCCCTCAGAGTTACCGACATCATCTTCAACAGGAGTACCAAGTTACGTTCGTACCACTGAACCTCCAACAGAGTCCTCATCTGCTGGTGTTCCTGCACCTACATCGCCAGGTGTTTCTCCACCTGCACCTGTTGAAGAAGAAACTGAAACAACAACTCAACCGATAATTGAACTAACAACAAGTGAAAGCTCTGCTGAACAAACCACAGCAAGTACTGCTTTGCCAACAGCGGCTCCTACTTCAGAAGTTCCTGAGCAAACTGCTTCACCAAATGGAGAATCTGGAATTATAGGTAAACTTAGTTGCTCATTTTAGGAAATCatattaataattgttttttagaGATACCAAGTGACGAAGACGAAAAACATCCCCCGCATATTCATGCTTTGGATGTAGAATGCGCCAAAGATATGATGACtataaacattgaatttaatagGGAATTTAATGGAGTTATCTATTCAAAGGGGTATTACAATATGCCAGAATGTCGGTATGTCAACGAAAATTCTGGAAAAACTAAATACTCTTTCACCGTTAACCTTAATATGTGTGGTAAGTTTATAAattatgttcttcttcttttctctaTTTAATTAAAGCCTTTAGGGTATGAAAAAATCACCGCTATAAAGTGTTGGTTAATTTACAACCAATTATCAAGGTCAATAGCTACAGACACATTAGTACCAACATAAGCAGTTAATGGAACAAgtccatcaaaataaaacaaCGCAGAGCAAGGCAAGATCAGCATTCGTAAAGATGAGATCTATCTTCAGAAGTTATGATTTACAACTCATGAACCAAAGGTTTCATCCTCAGATGATAATATCATATTATGTTTTCTGTACGTAATATTGAACGCTCGAACGCTTTATAATCCGTCTATAAAAAAGCTCGAAGCCTTGGGGATGTGGTATTACAGGCGTATATTTAGAATTTCTTAAGTGGACCAGATGACTAATCTTGAGGTTGTACATAATAGGGAAGAAATGCAAGATCGTTCATAAAATCAAACACCACAAATTAAAATATCTGGGCCATATTATGAGAAGTGatatatggcttgttgcaacttgTTGTTTAGGACATGGTGTATGGAAAAAGATAATCAGATGGCAGAGGCATTTCTTGGCTTCAACTCCTAAGGAAACCTATTCAAAAGCTACTTGCATAATGTGCGAAGCCATACTAAGGTGGAAGAAGTAATTGCAAGAATTGGGAAATGAAACGGAGCtaggtaggacacgtggcacgacagAAAAACAAAAGATGGACAAGAAACATTGTACTTTGGAGATCACGAGAACACattcgtagtagaggaagaccacaaaacgGTGGTTGAATGACATCAGAACACAAAAAAGTGGGGTGAAACTGACACCAAAGAGCATAAAACAGAGAAGTGTGTTGAACTCATTCGGAGGCCTTTATCCAGGAGTGGTAACAAACAGGGAAACAGGCTGAAGAACAAGAAAAATATTGACGAAGTGGATTCTCACCCacttttttataattatcaaacaACTCTATCAGTGGAACATAGTCATGGAGTGTTCAGTGATAAAACTGTCATGATttctgtgtttttttttgttcttagTCAAAATATCAAGTATAATATTCGTCTTGCCTTttgttaattattatatttaatttaaggAACTGAATTCATAAATGCTTTCGACACGGAAGGACAAAGTTATCTTCAGAATGTTTTGGTCCTTCAGAATGAACTAGGTATACAAGAAGTCTGGGATACAGTAAGATCAGTTCGCTGTCTTTGGGAGGGCAATTTGAAAGAGCAACTCAGTGTGACACTTATGGTCGGCATGCTTTCTCAAGAAATTGTGACTTTCAGCGGGGATACCGCCATGGCTAAATTAGATGTGCTCTTAGGAAGAGGTAAGTGAAGTATGTGTAGGGTTATCAGAAGAGATCAAAACGGGTTTTAAACTATTTTAGCTATGATGTGATGAATGACTGATTAAAAAACATTTTCAAACATTTCTTAAAGCCTACTCCAAAGATCTTTGCTCGTTCGTAAGGATGTGgtggcgtcatgtaatttgtttgactatttctgtTCAATTATCTCTCTCCTGTGCATGTTGTTTTGtttcggagaatgagtaaccagtcataTCCTTTATTTGGTCCTGCCATCAtactggagatcttcctctggatctttttCCCGCTGTTTCCTTCAACTATCAGCCTATTTTCATGCCTTCTCTTCTTTTAGTTATATGTCCAAGATAGCttagtatattttggttgatagttgtggaGTATCTAGAGTTTATGTTAAGTTCTGATAGAATTgtattatttgtgcgatgtgcggtccatggtatgcggaACATTCtacggtagacccacatttcaaatgccattatacaTTTCGAATCGGCTTTTTTGCTCGTCCAAGTTTCTGAAGCctaggtggcgataggaaatatcAATGTTCGAACAAGGTGTAATTTtgtaaatgaagtaaaagacagacgtactctcaatcatttactgtaacttccgacgaccggtttcgctctctaaactatgcagagcatcttcaggtcgaCGGTCATTTAATCATTTAGTATCCgaatcatttagtgacttgtaaccgttgacctgaagatgctctgcatagtttagagagcgaaaccggtcgtcggaagttacaataaatgattgagagtacgtctgtcttttacttcatttaaaatgaactctcacatgcaacccatttaACATTTgtgtaattttgtgttttttgtaatgtcagtgttcttccatatttttATGAGTTTAGCTGTTGCCGATCTGGGCAATGTGATGCGTCGACGGATCTCGTCTTCGCATCCTCCACTGTAAATAAtaacggagcctaagtaattaaattatatctgaccacttcgtaacctgcTATGTTTCTTATCTCTGCttggttgtttctgattctatcgatgatcattGCTTTGGTCTTAAAGCACATTACCTTTAGTATTCacattaatgattttttttatttggaagaCATTCTTGGTATTGGTACCTACATTTATAGCAATTTAATGAGATCATGAACTATTCGTTATCGTCCGCTGCTGAACATAGGTCTCTTCTCAGTTTCTCCATGTCTCCCTCACTTTAGCTACCATCATCCAGTTCCAGGCAGTTCTCTTTACATCGTCACTCCAGCGCCCGCGGTTATTTGTCCGCCCGCGGTCGCCATTTCAATAACCTTCTAATCCACCTGTCGTTCAGTGTTCTTGCGGCATAACTTCCCATCTCCATTTCTTTTCAGCCACATGTTTTACtatgtctttgatttttgttATCTGCTTGATGGTCCATGGCCAATGGCCATGGCCCTCTGGGTGACTCTTAGATTTTCTGCTAACCTTTTCGTTAATTTTAGGGTCTCTATGACCGTATGTTATGACCGGCAATTCGCAATGTTCATACATTTTTCTTCAGGCAGATGGGCATgtcatttttacatattttagtctaggcgccagaggggtcaccgtgtccttttcaattctgatggacaaactcaacggttttttatcgatttttggctgctgattacgaatttcgagggtggatttcgatgtgagtggtcaaaaaattgttataaacaatttaattgtttataagtctctggctcataaactaaaaaagataaaaaagaatgtttcaaataaaatttgttcgtcattaaaaaccgaagaaaaaaacgtttactaaacttaaatccaacagttagaactcaagatattgtaaaattagtgcacaatgcaaattgcaaattgcaaaataagtatttttcgaagctttatcgatcgtaacttagcttctacgcatgaaaatgggccttagaaggtctcattttaaagcttcgttaataggctttcaaacaaagtttgttaaattactttatcttcattttttttaagttatacccgtttgaagttataactttcttaaaaaaattgtacattaatttgtttataagggtttcaagtaaatttgagctgtaaacatttatacttaaattaacaataatgatagaagaactcaaaaggaacatttggGCTTTTTAAAtagttcgtaagtttatttttcgtcaagatatcgatattttaatggtgCGCAATGAGGCGCaaaatcggctcacagtcaagtatgtaagtatttttcgacgctttatcgattgtaactcggcttctacgcatgtatactccatctaatttacttaccgttgcacgtcatccgcgtcatagcccgagacgtcacatgataccaacacgaaatatttaggcggcaGATGTGTtgttttttagaatcactttgccgagtacactggcgttacagccactaggcatattttattatatacgcgtagaaataatatttaaagatttccattagtgttaacttaaagaaatacacaataatatgtttcatttaatttgtataaatggattataaagcgtttttatgaagcacatttgttcggaatacactatAACTATAATCgaatgatattttggcataaattggtaacatttatttgacagttgcggtgatgacacttcatatttgtttatattctttactataagtatttgtttactgtttttattatgtactttaacgtaagattataacttaatttttgttttctatttctaaagtttatatttatttacattgaatattaatttgttttgctgtataatccacttccgcaaaaactgtgtgatgtatttgatttaaaatgaattcaagaatttttcgtaattgggcaacaatgtcaacttagatctctaacgtaaataatgacgtgcaacggtaagtaaattagacggactgtaaaTGAGCCaatatatgatatccatataaaaatggatcgacttcttttacagcatcatcattgcatataaaaagagcatttatgttgtggcggcatacacacgattgacgtgccttgatgatgttgcaaaagaactagatccactttatatggatatcatatagataattagactctgaagccccagaaagttttagttttactgcctacaagaacagacttagtaccaccatgtaactgtaaaaattgctctaagaacttatgcagatgtaaaaaagctgagattctctgtatatctcgatgcagatgcatgaaagataatgtttgtaaaaatagtattaataaataatatcaactcagtttttagttatatttctgaactattagttttgaatgtttttttttctcatttagtacaaaaaatagaagacaaagtaaatagaatgaaaggtgatacgaggtacagtatgatgatttaattataagaattatatgataaaattttattaagatcttcaaaaatgacaaatgaagataacatagaaattataatttgcatcgagaagttagcgcgtgaacctttacgcagTGACCCAACCTCgcgcctcagagcgcgctataaaaatatcgatatcttggccaaaaataaacatacgaacattttcttaagctcaaaatgttccttttaagttcttctatcattattgttaattaaagtataaatgtttatagctcaaatttgatTGAAACTCTTAAAatcaaattaatgtacaatttttttaagaaaattgttgaatacccagtaaaaataagcaacggcaaatctaggggatttttgttattgtatgatgtagttggaaacaatgttatataagtgtcagatgtcaactgtaagcaaaaataagtgtcaaggaaaaataaatgttgattttgatgtttaagttatttgtagaattattgagttttcttttaaaataaaactgactagaagtacttcggtgtttaattaacatccacgcaattctgcaaaacatcaggttatggcccagatcacttgtttcgtgagtatttcgccagtaaaaaagtcagtgttgaagagcctgtgtcggtagtttgccgcggccaacgaaaataaaaaaaagaaaagctgaaaaaaaggtgaaaaagaagctcgagtatatatacataaaaaaagaaaaacataaatccgaaaaatggaaaattcatcggctgcgttgaaacttagtggtggtg contains:
- the LOC126887220 gene encoding uncharacterized protein LOC126887220 isoform X1, with the translated sequence MQLVHSVRFVAGWDFFVCDSSVLHRMKLSYTLVAILATCLIVVDTNGEQKAKTKREKKTNNVRTSRQLNNSKSNNADQMVQNILRWLQDVYGQQSRTIRQGSLREYLPPTNSQKPRPFEPRPGQGSGIDDEGNFIDRGYPPAGSITPQPPFNIYTNPATGGITGISSPGISGGDYSTGPGSTGYPTQTPTRPPYQPQNTYVPPSTYYTNGARGYTDSTGVTQRPGYTSETGRPPYTSDTQTPGQTSPGYTGYPTSSPSGFTGYPTGTSQGSTRYPTGQTGYPTFPTSSPSGFTGYPSGAPTGPSFPTYRPGETVGPGDFRTPSNEFTGYPTSRPTEPSGFTGYPSGAPTGPSFPTYRPGETVGPGDFRTPSNEFTGYPTSRPTEPTGYPTGRPTDTSGYTTGRPTDTSGYPTGRPTDTSGFPTVKPTESPGYTTSRPTETSEYPTGPQIEYTSGRPTVSTELPTGPPSELPTSSSTGVPSYVRTTEPPTESSSAGVPAPTSPGVSPPAPVEEETETTTQPIIELTTSESSAEQTTASTALPTAAPTSEVPEQTASPNGESGIIEIPSDEDEKHPPHIHALDVECAKDMMTINIEFNREFNGVIYSKGYYNMPECRYVNENSGKTKYSFTVNLNMCGTEFINAFDTEGQSYLQNVLVLQNELGIQEVWDTVRSVRCLWEGNLKEQLSVTLMVGMLSQEIVTFSGDTAMAKLDVLLGRGPFGQPVNGLVKIGEQMTLVVSVSGDPGFDVQVKDCRATDSAGSSSVALTDDNGCILKPKLFGSFQKTRNTGDSGASIIAYAYFNAFKFPDIMDIMIECNIELCKTDCEMCPDPNPQLEPAKRRKRDVSLGNETLHDSVLMAKHLRIVLPEDLAAAVDIAQHDGVCMSTQSFVYGSSILISLLTASSLLSAYLWFTSQKLRMLKN
- the LOC126887220 gene encoding uncharacterized protein LOC126887220 isoform X2, whose translation is MKLSYTLVAILATCLIVVDTNGEQKAKTKREKKTNNVRTSRQLNNSKSNNADQMVQNILRWLQDVYGQQSRTSRSYYTGQQFSPYGFTSANNFGQRAFRQGSLREYLPPTNSQKPRPFEPRPGQGSGIDDEGNFIDRGYPPAGSITPQPPFNIYTNPATGGITGISSPGISGGDYSTGPGSTGYPTQTPTRPPYQPQNTYVPPSTYYTNGARGYTDSTGVTQRPGYTSETGRPPYTSDTQTPGQTSPGYTGYPTSSPSGFTGYPTGTSQGSTRYPTGQTGYPTFPTSSPSGFTGYPSGAPTGPSFPTYRPGETVGPGDFRTPSNEFTGYPTSRPTEPSGFTGYPSGAPTGPSFPTYRPGETVGPGDFRTPSNEFTGYPTSRPTEPTGYPTGRPTDTSGYTTGRPTDTSGYPTGRPTDTSGFPTVKPTESPGYTTSRPTETSEYPTGPQIEYTSGRPTVSTELPTGPPSELPTSSSTGVPSYVRTTEPPTESSSAGVPAPTSPGVSPPAPVEEETETTTQPIIELTTSESSAEQTTASTALPTAAPTSEVPEQTASPNGESGIIEIPSDEDEKHPPHIHALDVECAKDMMTINIEFNREFNGVIYSKGYYNMPECRYVNENSGKTKYSFTVNLNMCGTEFINAFDTEGQSYLQNVLVLQNELGIQEVWDTVRSVRCLWEGNLKEQLSVTLMVGMLSQEIVTFSGDTAMAKLDVLLGRGPFGQPVNGLVKIGEQMTLVVSVSGDPGFDVQVKDCRATDSAGSSSVALTDDNGCILKPKLFGSFQKTRNTGDSGASIIAYAYFNAFKFPDIMDIMIECNIELCKTDCEMCPDPNPQLEPAKRRKRDVSLGNETLHDSVLMAKHLRIVLPEDLAAAVDIAQHDGVCMSTQSFVYGSSILISLLTASSLLSAYLWFTSQKLRMLKN